The following DNA comes from Spirulina major PCC 6313.
CGGCCGGTTGCAAATTTAAGGGAGGAGACGGACTAAAAAATCCTTCGAGTTGCAGGCTAAAATTACGTCCCCATTGGGTCAACGCATAGAAGGGATACAGCAACACTTGCACACCCCACACCGCCGCCACCTGGGCCGATCGCACCGTGCGCTGAAGGCGATCGCCCCACACAATCCGAGCGCGATTAATCGCATTCAACAAACGACTTTGATAGGGGCCAGAAGAATCGTGCATTGCCCAACGGAAAACCTGCAACGATTGTACGGTTTTCCGGTCACGCCGGTACAGCCTCGCCCCGTTTGACCAACTTGCGAAATATATCAGGAAACGGTGTGACCCTAGGGGCGTACCTTAAAATACCGGAACACGGGGGAAACGCCCGCATAGAGTTTGGTGAGTAACCCTTCATAATCCTTGGTTCAGGAGAACAGTTAATCATGACAACCGTGCTTAAAGCGGCGGTAATTGGCACTGGGGTGATTTCAAAAGAACATCTCAGCTTCCTTGCCGCCAGTCCCCACGCTCGGTTAGTGGGAGTGTGTGACCTCTCGCGAGCCGCAGCCCGCTATGCTGCCCAACGGTATGGCGCTGATGCACCCTACACGGACTTTAACCAGATGTTGGCCGAAGCGCAGCCCGATGTAGTGCATATCCTCACGCCGCCCCAAAGTCATAAATTCATCGCCACGGCCTGTTTAAAAGCTGGGGCCCATGTGATTTGTGAAAAACCGATCGCCTCCAATTATCAAGACTTTCAAGAACTGTGGGCAGTGGCTCAGGAGTGCGATCGCGCCCTAATCGAAGACCAAAACTATCGCTTCAACGAGCCGATCCTCGCCATTCATGACCTCGTGACCCAGGGCAAACTCGGCCAGATCGAAGAAATCGAAGTGCGGATGTCCCTCGGCCTCCGGGGCGGCGGTCGCTTTGCTGACGAAAACCTCCCCAGCCCAATCCACCAAATGCCCGCCGGCGTGATCCACGACCTGATCACCCATCTCGTCTATCTCGCCCTGCCCTACCTGCCCAGCTTTGACTATATTCGCGCCACCTGGAACAACCACGGCGGCGGCGATCTCTTCAAATACGACGATCTAGACGCGCTGGTGATTGGCGACAACGTTCATGCCCGATTCCGGTTCAGTTGCACCACCATGCCCGAAGGCTTTCACTTCCGCGTCCGAGGCACCGCAGGCTACGCCGAAACCGACCTATTTCAACCCTACATTCGCGCCGTCTATCCCCGTGGCGGCAAACAACTCTCCCCCCTCGTCAACCACTGGTGCAACGGTCTCGACCTGATGAAAGCCAGCGTCCGCAACTTCCGCCGCAAAATCATGCAGCGCACCCCCTACGAAGGTTTAAAAATCCTCCTCGATCGCACCTATACCGCCCTGATCAACGGCACACCCCTGCCCATCTCTTACGACGATATGGAACGCACCAGCCGCTTAATTGACGCTTTAGTCGCAGAGGACAATCAACGTTCAATGACCCCCACCTGGCATCCGCCGAGGTGGGGGAGTGACCGGAGATAACCCGGTCGTAGCTGCGAATAGGCCACCAAGGTTAGTACGGCAACACTTCCGGTTGCTTCTCTAAATCGGATTATTTGTAAGGCCCTGGAATCTCAGGGAGTGGGTTCAGCCCAGAAACACCGTACTCACTGGCTGAAGAGACCTATAGTTTTGGAATTATCTTCCATGCAACGCATCCCAGTCCAAAACCCTGATGGTACTCCTGCCATGCCCACCAAGAGTAGTCGCGCTCAACGGTGGGTAGCGCAGGGCAAGGCCCAATGGGTGAAAACCAATCTACGGATCAAGGTAGTGCGCCTGAAAGCGGAGCCATCGGGTCGTAATACCCAGCCCATCGTGGTCGGGCTCGATCCCGGCAAACTCTATTCAGGGATTGCCGTTCAATCCGCTCAAGCGACATTATTCCAGTCCCACCTAGAACTCCCCTACCCCAGGGTGCGTGAACGGATGGATCATCGCAGAATGCTACGGCGTTCTCGCCGCAGTCGGCGGATTAATCGAGAGTTACCCTTCCAGCTACGAAATCATCGCCAAAAGCGATTTAACAACCGTAAACAGCAGAAAGTGCCCCCCAGTATCCGAGCCAACCGAGACCTAGAGTTTCGAGTTGTTCAGGAGTTGGGACAACTATTCCCCATTGCCACCATTGGCTACGAGAAAGTTCGCGCCGACGTGGACTTAACCTCAGGTCGAAAGGGAGCAAAATCTGGGAAAGGTTTCTCTCCGGTCATGGTGGGGCAAGCCTATGCCATTGAGAAAATGGAGCAGATTGCCCCCGTCTACACTCGCTACGGGTGGCAGCAGGATGGCAATGGCACCGCTCAACTTCGCTCTGCTTTGGGATTGAAGAAGTCTCAGGACAAAGCAGAACAAATTCCCCAAACCCATGCGGTAGATGGTATCGCTTTAGCCTGTGGATACTTCATCGAGTATCGTCCCTTCCACCGGAAACGCAGTCACGGTTATCTTTGGTTTGGAGAGGTTAAGCTCACATCTGCCCCATTTGTGGTGATTAAACGGCCACCCATCAGTCGCAGGCAACTGCACCTCATGGTTCCCCGTCAGAAGGGTCTACGCCGCAAATATGGGGGCACAGTAACCCGCCATGGATTCCGGAAGGGGGATCTAGTGCGGGCTGAGATGGCAGGTCGCGTCTCGGTGGGCTATGTGAGTGGGGATACAACTCGGCAAGTTTCTGTTTCTGAGTTCACTTGGAAGCGTATTGGGCAGTTTAGTGCTGCCAAGGTTGAGCTACTCTATCGCGCCACGGGTATTTTGGTCAGTTGCCCGCAGAGATTGTCAGTCAGTGGGGCATTTAACCCCGCTGCCTGACGCTTGTTTCCTCCCCCACCTGCGGTGCGAGGTGGGGGTTTCCACAAGGAGTTTTTGATGAAACTACTAATTACTGGCGCATCGGGTTTTGTGGGTAAATATGTCGTGGCCGAAGGGCTGCGGCGGGGTCATGACGTGAAAGCCGTCGTCCGTCCCCAAACCGACGTAACCCGCATTCCCTGGCATGATTGCGAT
Coding sequences within:
- a CDS encoding RRXRR domain-containing protein; translated protein: MQRIPVQNPDGTPAMPTKSSRAQRWVAQGKAQWVKTNLRIKVVRLKAEPSGRNTQPIVVGLDPGKLYSGIAVQSAQATLFQSHLELPYPRVRERMDHRRMLRRSRRSRRINRELPFQLRNHRQKRFNNRKQQKVPPSIRANRDLEFRVVQELGQLFPIATIGYEKVRADVDLTSGRKGAKSGKGFSPVMVGQAYAIEKMEQIAPVYTRYGWQQDGNGTAQLRSALGLKKSQDKAEQIPQTHAVDGIALACGYFIEYRPFHRKRSHGYLWFGEVKLTSAPFVVIKRPPISRRQLHLMVPRQKGLRRKYGGTVTRHGFRKGDLVRAEMAGRVSVGYVSGDTTRQVSVSEFTWKRIGQFSAAKVELLYRATGILVSCPQRLSVSGAFNPAA
- a CDS encoding Gfo/Idh/MocA family protein, which gives rise to MTTVLKAAVIGTGVISKEHLSFLAASPHARLVGVCDLSRAAARYAAQRYGADAPYTDFNQMLAEAQPDVVHILTPPQSHKFIATACLKAGAHVICEKPIASNYQDFQELWAVAQECDRALIEDQNYRFNEPILAIHDLVTQGKLGQIEEIEVRMSLGLRGGGRFADENLPSPIHQMPAGVIHDLITHLVYLALPYLPSFDYIRATWNNHGGGDLFKYDDLDALVIGDNVHARFRFSCTTMPEGFHFRVRGTAGYAETDLFQPYIRAVYPRGGKQLSPLVNHWCNGLDLMKASVRNFRRKIMQRTPYEGLKILLDRTYTALINGTPLPISYDDMERTSRLIDALVAEDNQRSMTPTWHPPRWGSDRR